One region of Acropora muricata isolate sample 2 chromosome 13, ASM3666990v1, whole genome shotgun sequence genomic DNA includes:
- the LOC136896486 gene encoding SRSF protein kinase 1-like isoform X1 produces MNSKMQRKVLVMQARKKRYKAAKARMKPDDSKTKPKSGSVSSFNDEDYEVGENSDEEEQEDPGDYVKGGYHPVRLGDLYNSRYSVIRKLGWGHFSTVWLAWDLKDRCFVALKIVKSASHYTETAIDEMKLLRTVHTADADDIGYKHVVQLTDDFKIVGINGSHICMVFEVLGHNLLKLIIKSSYKGIPVLQVRNIIKQTLQGLDYLHRKCKIIHTDIKPENILLCVNEKHVQQLAAEAATARASGVYSPALISTAPPAVIQQCTATKISKSKKKRLKKKLNKQIEKQQQQQNEIEQEMLEENEEDSEKEGDDSINDAAENCEDKTVECDDESNEVPQYTQEKTLDNHVDCGISVELTNEVMNQTANESSETASNDAMSVIEEQVEPDSTVCNGDEQDTDSKSVDMESLSELKVEPDESKEIVEENIGEAEQDDDWFRVKIADLGNACWVHHHFTEEIQTRQYRSLEVLIGAGYGPAADIWSTACMAFELATGDFLFEPHSGEDYTRDEDHLAHIIELLGKVPRNIALSGKYSRDFFNRKGELKHISKLRPWGLYDVLREKYEWSEKDAMDFSAFLIPMLDFNTTRRATAAQCLDHAWLKDV; encoded by the exons ATGAACTCGAAAATGCAACGGAAAG TTTTGGTGATGCAAGCAAGGAAAAAGAGGTACAAAGCGGCAAAAGCACGTATGAAGCCTGACGATTCCAAGACCAAACCAAAGAG TGGGAGTGTGTCTAGTTTTAACGATGAGGATTACGAAGTGGGTGAAAATTCAGACGAAGAGGAACAAGAGGATCCGGGAGATTACGTGAAAG GTGGTTATCATCCAGTACGTTTGGGTGACTTGTACAACAGCCGCTATAGTGTAATCAGGAAGCTAGGATGGGGTCATTTCTCAACGGTGTGGTTAGCATGGGATCTCAA AGACCGCTGCTTTGTTGCTCTGAAGATTGTAAAGAGTGCCTCTCATTACACAGAGACTGCAATAGATGAAATGAAGCTGCTGAGAACG GTCCACACTGCTGACGCAGATGACATTGGTTATAAACATGTGGTCCAACTTACTGATGATTTTAAAATTGTTGGAATAAATGGCTCTC ATATCTGTATGGTGTTTGAAGTGTTGGGTCACAATCTGTTGAAGTTAATTATAAAGTCTAGCTATAAAGGAATACCAGTCTTGCAAGTGAGAAATATTATAAAACAG ACATTACAAGGACTGGATTATTTACATAGGAAATGCAAAATCATCCACACTGACATAAAGCCAGAGAACATCTTATTGTGTGTAAATGAGAAGCACGTTCAGCAGCTTGCGGCGGAAGCAGCTACCGCTCGAGCCTCTGGTGTCTATTCACCTGCGTTGA tcaGTACAGCTCCACCAGCTGTCATACAG CAATGCACAGCAACAAAAATATCCAAAAGCAAGAAGAAGAGACTGAAGAAAAAGCTAAATAAACAGATTGaaaagcagcaacaacagcagaATGAGATAGAACAGGAAATGTTGGAGGAAAATGAAGAAGATTCTGAAAAGGAAGGAGATGATAGTATTAATGATGCAGCAGAAAACTGTGAGGACAAAACAGTGGAGTGTGACGATGAGTCAAATGAAGTACCTCAATACACACAAGAAAAGACTTTGGACAATCACGTTGATTGTGGTATATCTGTTGAATTGACAAATGAAGTCATGAACCAAACTGCAAATGAGTCAAGCGAGACTGCGTCAAACGATGCTATGTCAGTAATAGAAGAGCAGGTTGAACcag ATAGTACAGTGTGCAATGGAGATGAGCAAGATACAGACAGCAAAAGTGTTGATATGGAGTCTTTATCAGAACTCAAAG TCGAACCTGACGAAAGCAAGGAAATTGTAGAAGAAAACATTGGTGAAGCTGAACAGGACGATGATTGGTTTAGAGTGAAAATTGCAGATCTTGGAAATGCTTGTTGGGTG CATCACCACTTTACGGAAGAAATTCAAACAAGACAATATCGCAGCCTGGAAGTATTGATCGGAGCAGGTTATGGACCTGCAGCTGATATATGGAGTACAGCATGCATG GCATTTGAATTGGCTACGGGAGATTTTCTATTTGAACCTCATTCAGGAGAAGACTACACAAGAGATGAAG aTCACCTTGCCCATATCATTGAACTTCTTGGAAAAGTCCCTAGAAACATTGCATTATCAGGAAAATATTCCAGAGATTTCTTCAACAGAAAAG GGGAACTCAAGCATATTTCTAAGCTGCGGCCTTG GGGCTTATACGATGTTCTACGTGAAAAGTATGAGTGGTCTGAGAAAGATGCCATGGATTTCTCAGCTTTTCTGATTCCAATGTTGGACTTCAATACCACTAGACGAGCCACGGCAGCACAGTGCCTGGATCATGCTTGGCTCAAAGATGTATAG
- the LOC136896486 gene encoding SRSF protein kinase 1-like isoform X2: MQARKKRYKAAKARMKPDDSKTKPKSGSVSSFNDEDYEVGENSDEEEQEDPGDYVKGGYHPVRLGDLYNSRYSVIRKLGWGHFSTVWLAWDLKDRCFVALKIVKSASHYTETAIDEMKLLRTVHTADADDIGYKHVVQLTDDFKIVGINGSHICMVFEVLGHNLLKLIIKSSYKGIPVLQVRNIIKQTLQGLDYLHRKCKIIHTDIKPENILLCVNEKHVQQLAAEAATARASGVYSPALISTAPPAVIQQCTATKISKSKKKRLKKKLNKQIEKQQQQQNEIEQEMLEENEEDSEKEGDDSINDAAENCEDKTVECDDESNEVPQYTQEKTLDNHVDCGISVELTNEVMNQTANESSETASNDAMSVIEEQVEPDSTVCNGDEQDTDSKSVDMESLSELKVEPDESKEIVEENIGEAEQDDDWFRVKIADLGNACWVHHHFTEEIQTRQYRSLEVLIGAGYGPAADIWSTACMAFELATGDFLFEPHSGEDYTRDEDHLAHIIELLGKVPRNIALSGKYSRDFFNRKGELKHISKLRPWGLYDVLREKYEWSEKDAMDFSAFLIPMLDFNTTRRATAAQCLDHAWLKDV; this comes from the exons ATGCAAGCAAGGAAAAAGAGGTACAAAGCGGCAAAAGCACGTATGAAGCCTGACGATTCCAAGACCAAACCAAAGAG TGGGAGTGTGTCTAGTTTTAACGATGAGGATTACGAAGTGGGTGAAAATTCAGACGAAGAGGAACAAGAGGATCCGGGAGATTACGTGAAAG GTGGTTATCATCCAGTACGTTTGGGTGACTTGTACAACAGCCGCTATAGTGTAATCAGGAAGCTAGGATGGGGTCATTTCTCAACGGTGTGGTTAGCATGGGATCTCAA AGACCGCTGCTTTGTTGCTCTGAAGATTGTAAAGAGTGCCTCTCATTACACAGAGACTGCAATAGATGAAATGAAGCTGCTGAGAACG GTCCACACTGCTGACGCAGATGACATTGGTTATAAACATGTGGTCCAACTTACTGATGATTTTAAAATTGTTGGAATAAATGGCTCTC ATATCTGTATGGTGTTTGAAGTGTTGGGTCACAATCTGTTGAAGTTAATTATAAAGTCTAGCTATAAAGGAATACCAGTCTTGCAAGTGAGAAATATTATAAAACAG ACATTACAAGGACTGGATTATTTACATAGGAAATGCAAAATCATCCACACTGACATAAAGCCAGAGAACATCTTATTGTGTGTAAATGAGAAGCACGTTCAGCAGCTTGCGGCGGAAGCAGCTACCGCTCGAGCCTCTGGTGTCTATTCACCTGCGTTGA tcaGTACAGCTCCACCAGCTGTCATACAG CAATGCACAGCAACAAAAATATCCAAAAGCAAGAAGAAGAGACTGAAGAAAAAGCTAAATAAACAGATTGaaaagcagcaacaacagcagaATGAGATAGAACAGGAAATGTTGGAGGAAAATGAAGAAGATTCTGAAAAGGAAGGAGATGATAGTATTAATGATGCAGCAGAAAACTGTGAGGACAAAACAGTGGAGTGTGACGATGAGTCAAATGAAGTACCTCAATACACACAAGAAAAGACTTTGGACAATCACGTTGATTGTGGTATATCTGTTGAATTGACAAATGAAGTCATGAACCAAACTGCAAATGAGTCAAGCGAGACTGCGTCAAACGATGCTATGTCAGTAATAGAAGAGCAGGTTGAACcag ATAGTACAGTGTGCAATGGAGATGAGCAAGATACAGACAGCAAAAGTGTTGATATGGAGTCTTTATCAGAACTCAAAG TCGAACCTGACGAAAGCAAGGAAATTGTAGAAGAAAACATTGGTGAAGCTGAACAGGACGATGATTGGTTTAGAGTGAAAATTGCAGATCTTGGAAATGCTTGTTGGGTG CATCACCACTTTACGGAAGAAATTCAAACAAGACAATATCGCAGCCTGGAAGTATTGATCGGAGCAGGTTATGGACCTGCAGCTGATATATGGAGTACAGCATGCATG GCATTTGAATTGGCTACGGGAGATTTTCTATTTGAACCTCATTCAGGAGAAGACTACACAAGAGATGAAG aTCACCTTGCCCATATCATTGAACTTCTTGGAAAAGTCCCTAGAAACATTGCATTATCAGGAAAATATTCCAGAGATTTCTTCAACAGAAAAG GGGAACTCAAGCATATTTCTAAGCTGCGGCCTTG GGGCTTATACGATGTTCTACGTGAAAAGTATGAGTGGTCTGAGAAAGATGCCATGGATTTCTCAGCTTTTCTGATTCCAATGTTGGACTTCAATACCACTAGACGAGCCACGGCAGCACAGTGCCTGGATCATGCTTGGCTCAAAGATGTATAG